A genome region from Nocardia sp. NBC_01730 includes the following:
- a CDS encoding DUF6374 family protein: MPERSRLECVEMQVEDVRRWLLDAAAFGKSITPEQLEVMARKPAEGLRIDTDATQGRE, encoded by the coding sequence ATGCCCGAACGCAGCCGACTCGAATGCGTCGAGATGCAGGTGGAGGACGTGCGCCGATGGCTGCTCGATGCCGCAGCTTTCGGCAAGTCGATTACCCCCGAGCAGCTCGAGGTCATGGCGCGGAAGCCCGCCGAAGGGCTGCGCATCGACACCGACGCCACGCAAGGACGGGAATGA
- a CDS encoding polyprenol monophosphomannose synthase, producing the protein MRVTVVVPTYNERENLPVAVERLTALPVPDLHVLVVDDSSPDGTGEVADKLAAELPNVVGVLHRTEKDGLGRAYIAGITRALDEGADVVIQMDADLSHPAEVIPAMLEKLRTTEAGVVLGSRYVPGGSTAADWKWYRKALSAWANFYVNLILRLGVKDATAGFKAWKADTLSAIDVASIRSNGYSFQVEMNYRTIKKKISIAEVPIRFEERTLGASKMSLKVQLESALMPWKLLFGRAV; encoded by the coding sequence TTGAGGGTTACCGTTGTTGTGCCGACCTACAACGAGCGGGAGAATCTGCCGGTTGCGGTCGAGCGGCTGACCGCGCTGCCGGTGCCCGACCTGCACGTGCTGGTGGTGGACGACAGTTCACCAGACGGCACCGGCGAGGTAGCGGACAAACTGGCCGCCGAGCTGCCGAACGTGGTCGGCGTGCTGCACCGGACCGAGAAGGACGGGCTCGGGCGCGCATACATCGCGGGCATCACCCGGGCCCTGGACGAGGGCGCGGATGTGGTCATCCAGATGGACGCCGACCTGTCGCATCCGGCCGAGGTGATCCCGGCCATGCTGGAAAAGCTGCGAACCACAGAAGCGGGCGTCGTGCTCGGCTCACGCTATGTGCCCGGCGGCTCGACCGCCGCCGATTGGAAGTGGTATCGCAAGGCGCTCTCGGCCTGGGCCAACTTCTACGTGAACCTGATCCTGCGCCTCGGCGTCAAGGACGCCACCGCGGGCTTCAAGGCGTGGAAGGCCGACACCCTGAGCGCCATCGATGTCGCCTCGATCCGCAGCAACGGGTACTCCTTCCAGGTCGAGATGAACTACCGCACAATCAAGAAGAAGATCTCGATCGCTGAGGTCCCGATCCGGTTCGAGGAGCGCACCCTCGGTGCGTCCAAGATGAGCCTCAAGGTGCAGCTGGAGTCGGCGCTGATGCCATGGAAGCTCCTGTTCGGTCGCGCGGTCTGA
- a CDS encoding TetR family transcriptional regulator — MARQQERARRTRAAIIRSAAVEFGKSGYAAASLNRILEGSRATKGAMYFHFDSKEDLARAVLETAVERYRAAAERWLARADLTPLDILHGMVDEIALRLEHDIIVQAEHRLIIEPDFYRDVQAGGGRILGRTTRVLTVRAIDHGQLRADADPDRFTRTLAAALAGQRYMVDLISGPVDLRSRFEEALEVVVEAMATSEWLANFRSDGWRTQARLEELSLGL; from the coding sequence ATGGCACGGCAGCAAGAGCGGGCCCGCCGGACACGCGCGGCGATTATCAGATCCGCCGCCGTTGAGTTCGGGAAGAGCGGCTATGCCGCTGCATCGCTCAACCGCATATTGGAAGGGTCGCGTGCCACCAAGGGCGCCATGTACTTCCATTTCGATTCCAAGGAAGACCTCGCCCGCGCGGTGCTGGAGACCGCGGTGGAACGCTACCGCGCCGCCGCCGAGCGCTGGCTTGCGCGAGCGGATCTCACTCCGCTGGATATCTTGCACGGGATGGTCGACGAGATCGCGTTGCGGCTCGAGCACGACATCATCGTGCAGGCCGAGCACCGGTTGATCATCGAGCCGGATTTCTACCGCGATGTCCAGGCAGGCGGCGGGCGCATCCTCGGTCGCACGACCAGGGTGCTCACCGTGCGCGCCATCGACCACGGGCAGTTGCGCGCCGACGCCGATCCCGACCGGTTCACCCGCACGCTCGCCGCCGCACTGGCCGGCCAACGGTACATGGTCGACTTGATCAGCGGTCCGGTCGATCTGCGGTCGCGGTTCGAGGAGGCGCTAGAGGTGGTGGTCGAGGCGATGGCCACCTCGGAGTGGCTGGCGAATTTCCGCAGCGACGGCTGGCGTACCCAGGCGCGCCTGGAGGAGCTCAGTTTGGGACTCTGA
- a CDS encoding salicylate synthase — translation MSTTERLRVEYVTDPAAAMSRLAGADQFGEYVMYERPGEWVFAADPIGSVELDVQELRVAWAGQTTSGRWEGNPAGVIDRALGTLALEGRNAYGWIGFEFCAWTLDATRHLDPRTALVRLMIPRIEVRVGEFGVRVAGATPAETGDIHDLIAQSQNTELPQAHPVDIRVDPTGYRGRVAEAVGEIQARRYQKVILSRKVDLPFAVDVPATYRLGRAYNTPARSFLLRLGGLEAAGFSPELVASVDDDRVVTTEPLAGTRAFGRGDAVDMAARADLITDPKEIVEHAISVQTSLAEISAVADPGTPAVSDFMAVRERGSVQHLASTVHGRLAADRSSWDALEALFPSVTASGIPKREGVDSVFRLDHDPRGLYSGAVVIVSPTGALEAALVLRAVYQNTDGAWLRAGAGIVGQSRPEREFEETCEKLESIAPYVVRA, via the coding sequence TTGTCGACCACGGAGCGCTTGCGGGTTGAGTATGTGACCGATCCGGCGGCAGCGATGTCCCGGCTGGCAGGGGCCGATCAGTTCGGTGAGTACGTCATGTACGAGCGCCCGGGCGAATGGGTATTCGCCGCCGACCCGATCGGCAGTGTCGAACTGGATGTGCAGGAGCTGCGGGTCGCCTGGGCGGGGCAGACCACCTCCGGTCGATGGGAGGGCAACCCGGCGGGCGTTATCGACCGTGCGCTGGGCACGCTTGCATTGGAGGGCCGAAACGCCTACGGCTGGATCGGATTCGAGTTCTGCGCATGGACCCTCGACGCGACGCGGCACCTGGACCCCAGAACGGCGCTGGTGCGTTTGATGATTCCGCGTATCGAGGTGCGGGTCGGCGAATTCGGTGTGCGGGTCGCAGGCGCGACACCCGCCGAGACCGGCGACATCCACGATCTGATCGCGCAGTCGCAGAACACCGAACTCCCGCAGGCGCATCCGGTCGACATCCGCGTCGACCCGACCGGATATCGGGGCCGGGTGGCCGAGGCGGTCGGTGAGATCCAGGCCAGGCGGTATCAGAAGGTCATCCTGTCCAGGAAGGTCGATCTGCCGTTCGCGGTCGACGTCCCGGCCACCTATCGACTCGGTCGCGCGTATAACACCCCGGCGCGATCGTTCCTGTTGCGGCTCGGCGGATTGGAGGCGGCGGGCTTCAGCCCCGAACTTGTCGCGTCCGTGGACGACGATCGCGTGGTGACCACCGAACCGCTGGCAGGCACCCGCGCCTTCGGCCGCGGCGACGCGGTCGACATGGCCGCGCGGGCGGATCTGATCACCGATCCGAAAGAGATCGTGGAGCATGCGATTTCGGTGCAGACCTCACTCGCGGAGATCTCCGCCGTCGCCGATCCCGGTACGCCGGCGGTGTCGGACTTCATGGCGGTGCGTGAGCGAGGCAGCGTGCAGCACCTCGCCTCCACCGTGCACGGGCGGCTCGCCGCCGACCGGTCCAGCTGGGATGCGCTCGAGGCGCTGTTCCCGTCCGTCACCGCCTCTGGCATTCCCAAGCGTGAGGGTGTCGATTCGGTGTTTCGGCTCGATCACGACCCGCGCGGCCTGTATTCCGGCGCGGTGGTGATTGTTTCGCCGACCGGTGCGCTGGAGGCGGCGCTCGTGCTGCGCGCGGTGTACCAGAACACCGACGGCGCCTGGCTGCGCGCAGGCGCGGGCATCGTCGGTCAGTCACGGCCGGAACGGGAGTTCGAGGAGACCTGCGAAAAGCTCGAAAGCATCGCGCCCTACGTGGTGCGGGCATAG
- a CDS encoding HAD-IB family hydrolase: MTDARADLDAAVAAIRSGPQGSAVAAVFDFGGTVVDGFDRRRPVRRLLRRRGLTNALVGGIRNGMTDGEYRRYLHHLEQELAGRSEQELDRLGTELFKRTVYGHLYPEAWRLIRTHRAAGHTIVLVSSLTRFQVAPTAVQLDIEHVLYTPMATRDGVLTGYPDGKTLWRNGKAEAFREFAAAHEVDLALSYAYTGVAADLPLLSLVGHPVAVDPDGPLAEIADRQRWTRLSFRPRREPRARDYARTAAAFAGLFGGASFGVVAKSPTGDHQQMADALMEHATGNTLRIAGVDVRVTGAENANSPRPAVFLFNHQSQFDIIIVPAVLGGGVTAIGKKELTKNPVFGPLMRFVGVTFIDRSNTAQAKAALRPVVETLRNGLSIAVSPEGTRSYSPEVGHFKKGAFHIAIQAGVPVIPIVIRNAGEICWRNEMVVRPGTVDVAILDPIDVSEWDPTDLDAEVAGVRQLFIDTLVDWPK, encoded by the coding sequence ATGACCGACGCGCGCGCCGACCTCGACGCCGCGGTCGCCGCAATCCGCTCCGGGCCACAGGGCTCCGCCGTGGCCGCGGTTTTCGACTTCGGCGGCACGGTCGTCGATGGGTTCGACCGGCGGCGACCGGTGCGCAGGCTGCTGCGCCGCCGTGGCCTCACGAACGCGCTGGTCGGGGGTATCCGCAACGGTATGACCGACGGCGAGTACCGCCGGTACCTCCACCACCTCGAGCAGGAGCTGGCGGGGAGGTCCGAGCAGGAGCTGGACCGGCTGGGTACGGAGCTGTTCAAGCGCACCGTATACGGGCACCTGTATCCCGAAGCGTGGCGGCTGATCCGGACGCACCGAGCCGCCGGCCACACGATTGTGCTGGTCAGCTCACTGACCCGGTTCCAGGTGGCGCCCACGGCAGTGCAGCTCGACATCGAGCATGTGCTGTACACGCCGATGGCCACCCGTGACGGCGTTCTCACCGGTTACCCCGACGGGAAGACGCTGTGGCGCAATGGCAAAGCCGAAGCCTTCCGCGAGTTCGCCGCCGCTCACGAGGTGGACCTCGCACTCAGCTACGCCTACACCGGCGTGGCCGCCGACCTGCCGTTGTTGTCGTTGGTCGGTCATCCAGTGGCGGTCGACCCCGACGGCCCGCTGGCCGAGATCGCCGACCGGCAGCGCTGGACGCGGTTGTCGTTCCGGCCGCGCCGCGAGCCAAGGGCGCGCGATTACGCCCGCACCGCCGCGGCATTCGCCGGACTGTTCGGCGGCGCATCGTTCGGCGTCGTGGCGAAGTCGCCCACCGGGGACCACCAGCAAATGGCCGACGCGCTGATGGAGCACGCGACGGGCAACACACTGCGCATCGCGGGCGTCGACGTCCGGGTGACCGGCGCCGAGAACGCGAACTCGCCCCGGCCCGCAGTGTTCCTGTTCAACCACCAGAGCCAGTTCGACATCATCATCGTTCCCGCGGTGCTCGGCGGCGGCGTGACCGCCATCGGGAAGAAGGAGCTGACCAAGAATCCGGTGTTCGGTCCGCTGATGCGCTTCGTCGGGGTGACATTCATCGATCGCTCGAACACCGCTCAGGCCAAGGCTGCGCTGCGTCCGGTGGTGGAGACCCTGCGCAACGGGCTGTCGATCGCGGTGTCCCCCGAGGGAACTCGCTCTTACAGCCCCGAGGTCGGCCACTTCAAGAAGGGTGCGTTCCACATCGCGATCCAGGCCGGAGTTCCGGTGATCCCGATCGTGATCCGCAACGCGGGCGAGATCTGTTGGCGCAACGAGATGGTCGTCCGTCCCGGGACGGTGGACGTCGCGATCCTCGATCCCATCGACGTCAGCGAATGGGATCCCACCGACCTGGACGCCGAGGTGGCAGGCGTGCGGCAACTGTTCATCGACACGCTGGTGGATTGGCCGAAGTGA
- the dusB gene encoding tRNA dihydrouridine synthase DusB: MGFVQSDVLREASVRIGPYPVDPPVVLAPMAGITNLAFRKLCREFGSPTAIYVCEMITARAVVERNEKTLHMMSFDADEHPRSMQLYGVDPATLGEAVRIIVGEGWADHIDLNLGCPVPKVTRLGGGAALPYKRTLFRRIVAAMVKAAEPAGVPVTVKFRIGIDDEHRTYLDAGRIAEAEGAQAVALHARTAAQRYSGQADWTAIARLKDAVTAIPVLGNGDIFAAADAVRMMDETGCDGVVVGRGCLGRPWLFAELQAALRGEPLPDAPDLGGVGNVLYRHGALLAEHLGEDKAMRDLRKHMAWYLMGFPVGADLRRTFATVSSLIQLEDLVGQLDPTAPFPKDAEGPRGRQGSPGKVALPHGWLDDPDDPAVPQAADVMHSGG; this comes from the coding sequence ATGGGGTTCGTGCAGTCCGATGTCCTGAGGGAAGCAAGCGTCCGAATCGGCCCCTACCCGGTCGATCCGCCGGTGGTGCTTGCCCCGATGGCGGGGATCACGAACCTGGCGTTCCGGAAGCTGTGCCGGGAGTTCGGCAGCCCGACCGCCATCTACGTGTGCGAGATGATCACCGCGCGGGCCGTGGTGGAACGCAACGAGAAAACGCTGCACATGATGTCCTTCGACGCCGACGAACATCCGCGTTCGATGCAGCTCTACGGCGTGGACCCGGCCACCCTCGGTGAGGCCGTGCGGATCATCGTCGGCGAGGGCTGGGCCGATCATATCGACCTCAACCTCGGCTGTCCGGTGCCCAAGGTCACTCGGCTCGGCGGCGGGGCCGCGCTGCCGTACAAGCGGACGCTGTTCCGCCGAATCGTAGCCGCCATGGTGAAAGCCGCCGAACCGGCGGGCGTCCCCGTGACTGTGAAGTTCCGCATCGGCATCGATGACGAACACCGCACCTATCTGGACGCGGGCCGCATCGCGGAAGCCGAAGGCGCGCAAGCGGTTGCGCTGCACGCGCGCACGGCCGCACAGCGGTACTCCGGTCAGGCGGACTGGACCGCGATCGCCCGGCTCAAGGATGCCGTCACCGCGATCCCGGTGCTTGGCAACGGCGACATCTTCGCCGCCGCCGACGCCGTCCGCATGATGGACGAGACCGGCTGCGACGGCGTGGTCGTCGGCCGCGGCTGCCTGGGCAGGCCGTGGCTGTTCGCCGAACTCCAGGCCGCGCTGCGCGGCGAGCCGCTGCCCGACGCGCCCGACCTGGGCGGGGTCGGCAACGTGCTGTACCGGCACGGCGCGCTGCTCGCCGAACATCTCGGCGAAGACAAGGCCATGCGCGATCTGCGCAAGCACATGGCCTGGTATCTGATGGGCTTCCCGGTCGGCGCTGATCTGCGTCGCACGTTCGCCACCGTCTCCAGTCTCATCCAGCTGGAAGACCTTGTCGGGCAACTCGATCCGACCGCACCGTTCCCGAAGGACGCCGAAGGACCGCGCGGCCGTCAGGGCTCGCCAGGCAAGGTCGCGCTGCCGCACGGCTGGCTCGACGATCCGGACGACCCGGCGGTACCGCAGGCCGCCGACGTGATGCACAGCGGCGGCTGA
- a CDS encoding glycerol-3-phosphate 1-O-acyltransferase — MIDHRGGLPATAQHGTAPQSVVALIDAASGVERELVGAWLADGGIAKEFGTDASVTQLDLDAGAVTTRLVGRQDDPLVVPVRVLWLPPERDGVRRITFADLALMTNPRKPNRLAQRRLRAKSPDRHVVLTGAPALLSELRANNPEASALFAKGTAEPFARAIVRAAVVALERAERTIIGDRYKVPQLVAEEILDSPDFLRRLELIADQIGASPHEVYRRAEKGLNELVAAQSRLVSDLFTQAMRPVHASTWKVDSDPSGLAALRDVNRRFPLVFLPSHRSYVDAFVLGDVLARNDFPPNHVIGGANLSFWPMGPIARRTGTVFIRRSFGDDEVYKAVVEEYFAYLLAKRFNLEWYMEGGRTRTGKLRPPRYGLLNYLAAAVRASRIDDVMLVPVSITYERLNELGAIVTEQAGGKKKPEGLTWLARYIRGQQHSAGHVYVRFGEPLSARDRLAAYGDPLVSPPLTIPLHQTEPIPPSRTEAGTVDSEPPEITELERKAVQRLAFEVAVGINAVTPVTVNALVTLALLGVHERALTLGEVRTVLAPVLGYIEKRDLPRGELDALRDEQSLAVVLEQLSLAKVVTVYRGGLEPVYSIEAGAHLEAAFYRNSAVHWFVNRAILELSILAAVESGDTDALNTGWDEAFRLRDLLKFEFFFPERAEFAEQMVAEMLLVDPEWHSHNREDTLGSDILAKLTASGFMMAHRVLRSFIDAQLVVAERLAAREAGDEIDRKDFIAECVAVGKQMMLQQRLHSPESVSTELFTSALKLADNYGLLETTSQDAASDRAEAADRRREFAERLRTIGTRISQAAALDPSNKDAR; from the coding sequence ATGATCGATCACCGCGGCGGTTTGCCCGCAACAGCCCAGCACGGGACCGCACCGCAATCGGTGGTGGCCCTGATCGACGCGGCGTCGGGGGTGGAACGCGAACTGGTCGGCGCGTGGCTCGCCGACGGCGGGATCGCCAAGGAGTTCGGCACCGACGCATCGGTGACCCAGCTCGACCTGGATGCGGGCGCGGTCACCACCCGCCTGGTCGGCAGGCAAGACGATCCGCTTGTGGTGCCGGTGCGTGTGCTGTGGCTGCCGCCGGAGCGCGACGGGGTCCGGCGCATCACCTTCGCCGACCTGGCCCTGATGACCAACCCGCGCAAGCCCAACCGGCTGGCGCAACGCAGGCTGCGTGCCAAGTCGCCGGACCGGCACGTCGTGCTGACCGGCGCGCCCGCCTTGCTCAGTGAGCTGCGCGCGAACAACCCGGAGGCGTCGGCCCTGTTCGCCAAGGGCACCGCCGAGCCGTTCGCCCGTGCCATCGTGCGCGCGGCGGTGGTGGCGCTGGAGCGCGCCGAGCGCACCATCATCGGCGACCGGTACAAGGTGCCCCAGCTGGTGGCCGAGGAGATCCTCGACTCGCCCGACTTCCTGCGCAGACTAGAGCTGATCGCCGACCAGATCGGGGCAAGCCCGCACGAGGTGTACCGCCGCGCGGAAAAGGGGCTCAACGAGCTCGTCGCCGCGCAGAGCAGGCTTGTCTCCGACCTGTTCACCCAGGCGATGCGGCCGGTGCACGCGTCGACCTGGAAGGTGGACTCCGACCCGTCCGGACTGGCCGCGCTGCGCGATGTCAACCGCCGCTTCCCGCTGGTGTTCCTACCCTCGCACCGTTCCTACGTGGACGCGTTCGTGCTCGGCGACGTGCTGGCCCGCAACGATTTTCCGCCGAACCACGTGATCGGCGGCGCGAATCTGAGCTTCTGGCCGATGGGCCCGATCGCCCGGCGCACCGGAACGGTATTCATCCGGCGCAGTTTCGGCGACGACGAGGTCTATAAGGCCGTCGTCGAGGAGTATTTCGCCTACTTGCTGGCCAAACGCTTCAACCTGGAGTGGTACATGGAGGGCGGTCGCACGCGCACCGGCAAGCTGCGCCCACCGCGCTACGGCCTGCTGAACTACCTTGCCGCAGCGGTGCGGGCGAGCCGGATCGACGACGTGATGCTGGTTCCGGTCTCGATCACCTACGAGCGGCTCAACGAACTCGGCGCCATCGTCACCGAGCAGGCAGGCGGCAAGAAGAAGCCGGAGGGACTGACCTGGCTGGCCCGCTACATCCGCGGCCAGCAGCATTCGGCCGGGCACGTGTACGTGCGGTTCGGCGAGCCGCTGTCGGCCCGTGATCGCCTTGCCGCGTACGGCGATCCACTCGTCAGCCCGCCGCTGACCATCCCGCTGCACCAGACCGAACCGATCCCGCCGAGCCGCACCGAGGCCGGGACCGTCGACAGTGAACCGCCGGAGATCACCGAGCTGGAGCGCAAAGCCGTGCAGCGGCTGGCCTTCGAGGTCGCGGTCGGGATCAACGCGGTCACCCCGGTCACGGTCAACGCGCTGGTCACCCTCGCGCTGCTCGGCGTGCACGAGCGCGCGCTCACCCTCGGCGAGGTGCGCACCGTGCTGGCGCCGGTGCTCGGTTACATCGAGAAGCGCGATCTGCCACGTGGTGAGCTCGATGCCCTACGCGACGAGCAGAGCCTCGCCGTCGTGCTGGAACAGCTCTCACTGGCCAAGGTCGTCACGGTGTACCGCGGCGGGCTCGAGCCGGTGTACTCGATCGAAGCGGGAGCGCACCTCGAGGCCGCCTTCTACCGCAACAGCGCCGTGCACTGGTTCGTCAACCGCGCCATCCTGGAGCTGTCCATCCTCGCCGCGGTCGAGAGCGGCGACACCGACGCGCTGAACACCGGATGGGACGAGGCATTCCGGCTGCGCGACCTGCTCAAGTTCGAGTTCTTCTTCCCCGAGCGGGCCGAATTCGCCGAGCAGATGGTCGCGGAGATGCTGCTGGTCGACCCGGAGTGGCACAGCCACAACCGCGAGGACACGCTCGGATCGGACATCCTGGCCAAGCTCACCGCCTCCGGATTCATGATGGCCCACCGCGTGCTGCGCTCCTTCATCGACGCGCAACTGGTGGTGGCCGAACGGCTGGCCGCCCGCGAGGCGGGCGACGAGATCGACCGCAAGGACTTCATCGCCGAATGCGTGGCGGTCGGCAAGCAGATGATGCTGCAGCAGCGGCTGCACAGCCCGGAGTCGGTCTCCACCGAGCTGTTCACCAGCGCACTGAAGCTCGCCGACAACTACGGTCTGCTAGAAACCACGTCGCAGGACGCGGCGTCGGATCGAGCGGAAGCGGCGGACCGGAGAAGGGAGTTCGCCGAGCGCCTGCGAACCATCGGAACTCGGATCTCGCAGGCCGCCGCGCTGGACCCGTCCAACAAGGACGCTCGGTGA
- a CDS encoding acyl-ACP desaturase, which yields MARDLTQLELLTELEPAAEENVNRHLSLAKEWHPHDYVPWDEGRNFSALGGIDWDPDQSRLNEVAKAAMITNLLTEDNLPSYHREIAENFSQDGAWGTWVGRWTAEENRHGIVMRDYLVVTRGVDPVALEEARMVHMTNGFASPAEADAGFLHSVAYVTFQELATRVSHRNTGKVCDDPIADRMLQRVAADENLHMIFYRNMCGAALDLCPDQAIEAITLILENFQMPGAGMPNFRRNGVLMAKHGIYDLRQHLEEVVQPVLKKWNIFERTDFTPRGEAVRERLGLFLEKLASDVLKFEEQRDRMLAREAAKRDRQMVGSTVG from the coding sequence ATGGCAAGGGATCTGACTCAACTCGAGCTTCTGACGGAGTTGGAACCGGCTGCCGAAGAAAACGTCAACCGGCACCTCTCCTTGGCAAAGGAATGGCATCCGCATGACTACGTCCCGTGGGACGAAGGCCGCAATTTCTCCGCACTCGGGGGCATCGATTGGGATCCGGACCAGTCCCGGCTGAATGAGGTCGCGAAGGCGGCCATGATCACCAACCTGCTCACCGAGGACAACCTGCCGTCCTACCACCGGGAGATCGCCGAGAACTTCTCCCAGGACGGCGCGTGGGGTACCTGGGTGGGCCGTTGGACCGCCGAGGAGAACCGGCACGGCATTGTCATGCGGGACTACCTCGTCGTCACCCGCGGTGTCGACCCGGTCGCTCTCGAAGAGGCCCGGATGGTCCATATGACCAACGGCTTCGCCTCGCCCGCCGAAGCCGACGCCGGATTCCTGCACTCTGTCGCGTACGTCACATTCCAGGAGCTGGCCACCCGCGTCAGTCACCGCAATACCGGCAAGGTCTGCGACGATCCGATCGCCGACCGCATGCTGCAGCGCGTCGCCGCCGACGAGAACCTGCACATGATCTTCTACCGCAATATGTGCGGCGCCGCCCTCGACCTGTGTCCCGACCAAGCCATCGAGGCGATCACTCTGATCCTGGAGAACTTCCAGATGCCCGGCGCGGGCATGCCCAACTTCCGCCGCAACGGCGTGCTGATGGCCAAGCACGGCATCTACGACCTGCGCCAGCACCTGGAGGAGGTCGTCCAGCCGGTGCTGAAGAAGTGGAACATCTTCGAGCGCACCGACTTCACCCCGCGCGGTGAAGCGGTCCGCGAGCGGCTCGGCCTCTTCCTCGAGAAGCTGGCCAGCGATGTGCTCAAGTTCGAGGAGCAGCGCGATCGCATGCTCGCCCGCGAAGCCGCCAAGCGCGATCGCCAGATGGTGGGCAGCACCGTGGGCTGA
- a CDS encoding SDR family oxidoreductase, translating into MTTTTQGGAVLAGKVVAITGGARGIGRATAEAFLAAGAAVAIGDIDIELVAKTAAEFGADPDAKVIGLPLNVTDRDSFATFLDAVEHELGLVDVLVNNAGIMPTGLFADEDEAMTDRIIDINLRGVLTGSRLAATRFMARGSGHLVNIASLAGTQGLPGLATYSATKHAVIGFTSALHLELKEHGVRVSAVLPGIVRTELSAGANMPGWITPLTTVDPEDVARAIVGTVLRPRPLVTVPRRLAAIIKSAQLLPYRAQLTVARFTGATTAYAQPDPELREKYHRRLRGE; encoded by the coding sequence ATGACAACAACAACCCAGGGTGGCGCCGTGCTCGCAGGCAAGGTCGTGGCCATCACGGGTGGGGCTCGCGGTATCGGCCGGGCCACCGCAGAGGCGTTCCTCGCCGCGGGTGCGGCTGTCGCGATCGGCGACATCGATATCGAACTGGTCGCCAAAACGGCGGCGGAGTTCGGCGCCGATCCGGACGCGAAGGTGATCGGCCTGCCGCTGAACGTCACCGACCGCGACTCGTTCGCCACCTTCCTCGACGCGGTCGAGCATGAGCTCGGCTTGGTGGACGTGCTGGTCAACAACGCGGGAATCATGCCGACCGGGCTGTTCGCCGACGAGGACGAGGCGATGACCGACCGCATCATCGACATCAACCTGCGCGGCGTCCTGACCGGCTCGCGGCTGGCTGCCACGCGCTTCATGGCGCGTGGCAGCGGCCACCTCGTCAACATCGCGTCGCTGGCGGGCACCCAGGGCTTACCCGGTCTTGCGACCTACTCCGCGACCAAGCACGCGGTGATCGGGTTCACCTCGGCGCTGCATCTGGAGCTGAAGGAACACGGCGTGCGGGTCTCGGCAGTGCTGCCGGGCATCGTGCGCACCGAACTGTCCGCCGGCGCCAACATGCCGGGTTGGATCACGCCGCTGACCACGGTGGACCCGGAGGACGTCGCGCGGGCGATCGTCGGCACGGTGCTCCGGCCGCGTCCGCTGGTGACGGTGCCGCGCAGGCTGGCCGCGATCATCAAGTCGGCGCAGCTGCTGCCCTACCGGGCCCAGCTCACGGTGGCCCGATTCACCGGGGCGACAACGGCTTACGCCCAGCCCGATCCGGAGCTCAGGGAGAAGTACCACCGCAGGCTGCGCGGCGAGTAG
- a CDS encoding GAP family protein, whose amino-acid sequence MPTLLLALAGFAFLDSLDVLLVGVTTVVVYDSRLSRRSPLVGGLSFLAGVFAVTTAFGLCTVVGIGFLTDLVDLEITPTVRYWGELGLGAVLIALASIRMTGRTSAPEWATTMRRQPWALALIGVAIGIAQAPTAVPYLAGLAMLSARNPIPALWPLIVVAYCALALLPPLVILAFAVRGTTRARRVYRKVVRVLAAYGPKSVRVLFVLFGVVLVCDAAIHYSSLW is encoded by the coding sequence ATGCCGACCCTTCTTCTCGCGCTCGCGGGGTTCGCCTTTCTCGACTCGCTCGACGTGCTGCTCGTCGGCGTCACCACGGTCGTCGTCTACGACAGCAGGCTGAGCCGTCGCTCGCCGCTGGTCGGCGGGCTGAGCTTCCTGGCCGGGGTTTTCGCCGTCACCACCGCGTTCGGGCTCTGCACCGTGGTGGGAATCGGCTTTTTGACCGACCTGGTGGATCTCGAGATCACCCCGACGGTGCGGTATTGGGGTGAGCTCGGTCTCGGCGCGGTGCTGATCGCCCTCGCGAGCATTCGAATGACCGGCCGGACGTCGGCCCCGGAATGGGCGACGACTATGCGACGGCAACCGTGGGCGCTTGCGTTGATCGGCGTGGCGATCGGTATCGCGCAGGCGCCGACGGCGGTTCCTTATCTGGCCGGGCTGGCGATGCTCTCGGCGCGGAATCCGATACCTGCGCTGTGGCCGCTGATCGTGGTCGCCTATTGCGCGCTCGCATTGCTGCCGCCGCTGGTGATTCTCGCCTTCGCCGTGCGGGGCACGACCCGAGCTCGGCGCGTCTATCGAAAAGTTGTTCGCGTTCTCGCCGCATATGGCCCGAAATCGGTGCGTGTTCTGTTCGTCCTCTTCGGGGTGGTTCTGGTTTGCGACGCGGCCATCCATTACTCGAGTCTTTGGTAG